A stretch of Mya arenaria isolate MELC-2E11 chromosome 14, ASM2691426v1 DNA encodes these proteins:
- the LOC128216908 gene encoding uncharacterized protein LOC128216908 isoform X1 → MGNTQWRNIDCDTFVKLLRIQGRTTDLFGQVNVIDTMGFTQTNSALTDEDLKSVLEGEIEINHEFNSSNRTGNQNRQENKPHCVIIVVSAEIIQCMQLHDDSALTRKMRNLHSFIPSDVSRIVVITKCDRICESVYHNVTEIYKSKTIYSIVPKGD, encoded by the exons ATGGGCAACACACAGTGGAGGAATATTGATTGTGATACATTTGTGAAA TTGCTTCGAATTCAAGGCAGGACAACTGATTTATTTGGCCAAGTGAATGTTATTGACACAATGGGATTTACTCAGACAAACTCGGCCCTAACAGACGAAGACCTCAAAAGTGTTTTGGAAGGAGAAATAGAAATTAACCAcgaa TTTAATTCGAGTAACCGCACGGGGAATCAAAACAGACAGGAAAATAAGCCACATTGTGTTATCATTGTTGTTAGTGCTGAGATAATTCAATGTATGCAGCTTCACGATGACAGTGCTCTGACGAGAAAAATGAGGAACTTGCATAGCTTCATCCCAAGCg ATGTGTCGAGAATTGTGGTGATAACTAAATGCGACAGAATATGCGAGTCCGTTTACCATAACGTCACTGAAATTtacaaaagtaaaacaatttattccaTAGTTCCAAAAGGCGACTAA
- the LOC128216908 gene encoding uncharacterized protein LOC128216908 isoform X2: MDKKPLLLRIQGRTTDLFGQVNVIDTMGFTQTNSALTDEDLKSVLEGEIEINHEFNSSNRTGNQNRQENKPHCVIIVVSAEIIQCMQLHDDSALTRKMRNLHSFIPSDVSRIVVITKCDRICESVYHNVTEIYKSKTIYSIVPKGD; the protein is encoded by the exons ATGGATAAAAAACCTCTG TTGCTTCGAATTCAAGGCAGGACAACTGATTTATTTGGCCAAGTGAATGTTATTGACACAATGGGATTTACTCAGACAAACTCGGCCCTAACAGACGAAGACCTCAAAAGTGTTTTGGAAGGAGAAATAGAAATTAACCAcgaa TTTAATTCGAGTAACCGCACGGGGAATCAAAACAGACAGGAAAATAAGCCACATTGTGTTATCATTGTTGTTAGTGCTGAGATAATTCAATGTATGCAGCTTCACGATGACAGTGCTCTGACGAGAAAAATGAGGAACTTGCATAGCTTCATCCCAAGCg ATGTGTCGAGAATTGTGGTGATAACTAAATGCGACAGAATATGCGAGTCCGTTTACCATAACGTCACTGAAATTtacaaaagtaaaacaatttattccaTAGTTCCAAAAGGCGACTAA